The Peribacillus sp. FSL P2-0133 genome has a segment encoding these proteins:
- the gcvPB gene encoding aminomethyl-transferring glycine dehydrogenase subunit GcvPB, with the protein MNNQDQSLIFEISTSGRIGYSLPEMDVATIPLEEILPADYIREEEAELPEVSELDIMRHYTALSKRNHGVDSGFYPLGSCTMKYNPKINENVARFNGFAHIHPYQDPATVQGALGLLFDLQEHLTEITGMDQVTLQPAAGAHGEWTGLMMIRAFHEANGDTERTKVIVPDSAHGTNPASATVAGLETITVKSDENGLVDLEDLKRVVGPDTAALMLTNPNTLGLFEENILEMAQLVHDAGGKLYYDGANLNAVLSKARPGDMGFDVVHLNLHKTFTGPHGGGGPGSGPVGVKSDLIPYLPKPLVVKQGEQFVLDYDRPQSIGRVKPYYGNFGINVRAYTYIRSMGPDGLKAVTENAVINANYMMRRLEPFFDLPYNRHCKHEFVLSGRRQKKLGVRTLDIAKRLLDFGYHPPTIYFPLNVEEGMMIEPTETESKETLDAFIDAMIQIAKEAEETPEIVQEAPHTTVIKRLDETLAARKPVLRYQA; encoded by the coding sequence ATGAATAATCAAGATCAATCACTCATTTTTGAAATCAGTACTTCCGGTCGAATCGGATACAGTCTGCCAGAAATGGATGTTGCAACTATTCCGCTCGAAGAAATTCTTCCTGCCGACTACATCCGTGAAGAAGAGGCAGAGCTTCCTGAGGTGTCCGAACTGGATATCATGCGTCATTATACAGCACTTTCCAAACGGAATCATGGGGTGGATTCGGGTTTTTATCCGCTGGGTTCATGCACGATGAAATATAATCCGAAAATAAATGAAAATGTGGCACGCTTCAACGGTTTTGCCCATATCCATCCATATCAGGATCCGGCTACTGTTCAGGGAGCATTGGGACTATTATTTGATTTGCAGGAACACTTAACGGAAATCACCGGGATGGACCAAGTGACACTACAGCCTGCAGCGGGTGCTCACGGTGAATGGACTGGATTGATGATGATTCGCGCTTTTCACGAAGCGAATGGCGATACAGAACGGACTAAAGTGATTGTACCTGATTCTGCACACGGTACGAATCCTGCTTCTGCAACTGTTGCCGGACTTGAAACGATTACAGTGAAGTCGGATGAAAATGGGTTAGTCGACCTTGAGGATTTAAAGCGTGTTGTCGGACCGGATACGGCGGCCTTGATGCTGACGAACCCCAATACATTGGGATTATTTGAAGAAAACATTTTGGAAATGGCACAACTTGTCCATGACGCAGGCGGGAAGCTTTATTATGATGGAGCCAATCTGAATGCAGTCCTATCAAAAGCACGCCCGGGTGATATGGGCTTTGATGTGGTTCACTTAAATCTCCATAAAACATTCACAGGCCCGCATGGCGGCGGCGGCCCGGGTTCTGGTCCTGTAGGGGTGAAGTCGGACTTGATTCCTTACTTGCCTAAACCGCTTGTGGTCAAACAAGGTGAGCAATTCGTTCTTGATTATGATCGTCCGCAATCCATTGGCAGGGTAAAACCTTATTATGGTAATTTTGGGATAAACGTGAGGGCATATACGTACATTCGGTCAATGGGTCCTGATGGCCTTAAAGCCGTCACGGAGAATGCGGTCATCAATGCCAATTATATGATGCGTAGGTTAGAACCATTTTTTGACTTACCATATAATCGTCATTGTAAGCATGAATTCGTATTAAGCGGACGCCGTCAAAAGAAATTAGGGGTAAGGACTCTCGATATAGCCAAAAGATTGCTGGATTTCGGGTATCATCCTCCAACCATTTACTTCCCGTTGAACGTGGAAGAAGGAATGATGATAGAACCGACTGAAACCGAGTCAAAAGAAACGCTGGATGCGTTCATCGATGCGATGATCCAGATTGCCAAGGAAGCGGAAGAAACCCCGGAAATCGTTCAGGAAGCTCCGCATACAACCGTTATAAAGCGGCTTGATGAAACTCTTGCTGCAAGAAAACCTGTTCTGCGTTATCAAGCATAG
- the gcvPA gene encoding aminomethyl-transferring glycine dehydrogenase subunit GcvPA — protein MKHRYLPMTEQDKQEMLEAIGVSTVQELFNDIPESVRFQGEYDIKPAKSEPALMKELSRLAAKNADLKNYASFLGAGVYDHYAPVIVDHVLSRSEFYTAYTPYQPEISQGELQAIFEYQTMICELTGMDVANSSMYDGGTALAEAAMLASGQTRRKKILISGTVHPESREVVKTYAKGQRVEVVEVPYKDGVTDLAALRELANDDIAGVIVQYPNFFGRIEPLKEMEEIIHGVKSMFIVSSNPLALGALTSPGALGADIVAGDAQPFGIPAAFGGPHCGYFAVTNKLVRKVPGRLVGQTVDENGKRGFVLTLQAREQHIRRDKATSNICSNQALNALAASVAMTALGKKGVKEMAVQNIQKAHYAKKVIMAKGVEVIFDGPSFNEFVIKLPASFSEINKNLFEKGMIGGFDLGTVYPELKDHMLVAVTELRTKEEIDALAQELGDQHE, from the coding sequence ATGAAACATCGTTATTTACCCATGACAGAGCAAGATAAACAAGAAATGCTGGAAGCGATAGGGGTATCTACTGTTCAAGAACTTTTCAATGATATCCCTGAAAGCGTTCGTTTTCAAGGAGAATACGATATCAAGCCTGCTAAATCGGAACCTGCATTAATGAAAGAATTATCAAGGCTTGCTGCCAAGAATGCGGACCTTAAAAACTATGCTTCCTTCCTTGGTGCGGGTGTCTATGACCATTACGCACCGGTCATCGTCGATCATGTTTTATCCCGTTCTGAGTTTTATACGGCTTATACACCCTATCAGCCTGAAATTTCACAGGGCGAGCTTCAGGCGATCTTTGAATATCAAACGATGATATGTGAATTGACGGGCATGGATGTTGCTAACTCCTCCATGTATGACGGCGGGACGGCGCTAGCTGAAGCAGCCATGCTTGCTTCAGGCCAGACACGACGCAAGAAGATTCTCATTTCAGGAACCGTTCATCCTGAATCAAGAGAAGTTGTGAAGACATATGCGAAAGGGCAACGGGTGGAAGTGGTCGAAGTTCCTTATAAAGACGGTGTGACGGACTTAGCTGCTTTAAGGGAATTGGCGAATGATGACATTGCAGGAGTGATCGTGCAATATCCGAACTTTTTTGGCCGCATCGAGCCATTGAAAGAAATGGAGGAAATCATTCATGGAGTCAAGTCCATGTTTATCGTTTCCAGTAACCCGCTTGCATTGGGAGCTTTGACATCCCCTGGTGCACTCGGTGCAGATATCGTAGCGGGGGATGCCCAGCCATTCGGCATTCCAGCGGCATTTGGGGGACCTCATTGTGGATATTTTGCCGTTACTAATAAACTTGTTCGGAAAGTTCCGGGCCGACTCGTCGGTCAAACGGTGGATGAAAATGGAAAAAGGGGGTTTGTACTGACTCTTCAAGCTCGTGAACAGCACATTCGCCGTGACAAAGCCACATCCAACATTTGTTCCAATCAAGCTTTGAATGCCTTGGCAGCTTCTGTTGCAATGACCGCGCTTGGGAAAAAGGGTGTCAAAGAAATGGCCGTGCAAAATATTCAAAAAGCGCATTATGCGAAAAAAGTAATTATGGCAAAAGGGGTGGAAGTGATATTCGACGGTCCTTCGTTTAATGAATTTGTCATTAAACTGCCTGCTTCGTTTTCAGAAATCAATAAAAACCTTTTTGAAAAAGGGATGATTGGCGGCTTCGATTTAGGGACGGTTTATCCTGAGCTGAAAGACCATATGCTGGTCGCGGTAACTGAACTTAGAACAAAAGAAGAAATTGATGCACTTGCGCAGGAATTGGGGGATCAACATGAATAA
- the gcvT gene encoding glycine cleavage system aminomethyltransferase GcvT, with protein sequence MTNLKRTPLFEVYREYGGKTIDFGGWELPVQFSGIKDEHEAVRTKAGLFDVSHMGEVDVKGPGSLSFLQKMLTNDISKLQQGGAQYTAMCYENGGTVDDLIVYKRAEDDYLLVVNAANTEKDFNWLQANLTEDVQITNVSSDYTQLALQGPSAEKILQKLSGNTDLSEIGFFKFKENVLINGISTLVSRTGYTGEDGFEIYSDSENGPALWKAIMEAGKEEGVQPIGLGARDTLRFEAKLPLYGQELSADITPMEAGIGFAVKVDKEVDFFGKAVLAEQKEKGAPRKLVGIEMIDRGIPRHGYKVYSGDKAIGEVTTGTQSPTLKKNVGLVLIDKEFSVLDAEVEVEIRSKRLKAVIIQTPFYKKPRK encoded by the coding sequence TTGACCAATTTAAAAAGAACACCACTATTTGAGGTTTATCGTGAATACGGAGGTAAAACGATTGATTTTGGCGGCTGGGAACTTCCTGTCCAATTTTCGGGTATAAAGGACGAACATGAAGCCGTACGTACAAAAGCGGGGTTATTCGATGTTTCCCATATGGGGGAAGTCGATGTTAAGGGTCCTGGGAGCCTTTCCTTTTTACAGAAGATGCTGACTAATGATATATCAAAGCTGCAACAGGGCGGTGCCCAATATACCGCCATGTGTTATGAAAACGGAGGCACGGTTGATGATCTTATCGTGTATAAAAGGGCTGAGGACGACTATCTGCTCGTGGTCAATGCAGCGAATACAGAAAAAGATTTCAATTGGCTGCAAGCTAATTTAACGGAAGATGTCCAAATTACGAATGTATCGAGTGACTATACACAGCTGGCACTTCAAGGACCATCTGCAGAAAAGATATTACAAAAACTATCGGGAAATACTGACTTAAGTGAAATTGGATTTTTCAAGTTCAAGGAAAATGTCCTGATCAACGGTATCTCCACGTTGGTATCCCGTACTGGATACACTGGTGAAGATGGGTTTGAGATATATAGCGACAGTGAAAATGGTCCTGCCCTTTGGAAGGCGATTATGGAAGCCGGAAAGGAAGAGGGGGTTCAGCCGATTGGTTTAGGTGCTCGTGATACCCTGCGTTTTGAAGCGAAACTGCCGCTGTATGGACAGGAGCTTTCAGCGGACATCACCCCGATGGAAGCCGGTATTGGTTTTGCAGTAAAAGTGGATAAGGAAGTGGATTTTTTCGGGAAAGCCGTTCTTGCTGAGCAAAAGGAGAAAGGAGCTCCCCGCAAGCTTGTGGGAATTGAAATGATTGACCGTGGCATTCCACGTCATGGGTATAAGGTCTACAGCGGTGATAAAGCCATTGGCGAGGTCACGACCGGTACCCAATCACCAACGTTGAAGAAAAACGTGGGATTGGTACTTATCGATAAGGAATTTTCGGTGCTGGATGCGGAAGTCGAAGTGGAAATCCGTTCCAAACGTTTGAAAGCCGTTATCATACAAACACCTTTTTATAAAAAACCACGTAAATAG